Proteins encoded in a region of the Elaeis guineensis isolate ETL-2024a chromosome 7, EG11, whole genome shotgun sequence genome:
- the LOC105060433 gene encoding kinesin-like protein KIN-14J isoform X1 has product MMGEEALPAVSPLRSIEAAPKAVEEKSKPLQEVQDQTLLAHSDSSVYLLDEDRELNPPTVSKEMEQESSNTIQMLEDDDALIPSPILKGISVPDLSSALQLLGSKYNRLMKRHQEQSDELEKLQANCEMLKNKCLEECKPKYEKLKQKYTEECAERKRLYNELIELKGNIRVFCRCRPLSSEEMSKGYSSLVELDPSQDTELQIICSDSSKKQYKFDHVFGPKDDQETVFAETLPIVKSVLDGYNVCIFAYGQTGSGKTFTMEGTTEKRGVNYRALEELFKSSREGSSLIRYEFSVSMLEVYNEKIRDLLADNTDQPAKKLEIKQVADGIQDVPGLVEAQICSIYEVWEMLKTGARNRSVGSTNANELSSRSHCLVRVTIKSENLVTGQRNRSHMWLVDLAGSERVAKTEVEGERLKESQFINKSLSALGDVISALASKNPHIPYRNSKLTHLLQSSLGGDCKTLMFAQISPSSADLGETLCSLNFASRVRGVEHGPARKQSDPAESFKLKQMTEKLRQEEKETARLNESLQLMQLKYASREHVFKTLQEKIRDAEQTCKHYQQKVRDLENQLTDEKRASRDTAKLSKPPLAPIKERPPLSRITNRLPPLGPRKSSTTKVPLVHDKENILSTSKASAIDPTKSINKARRISLSPVIRHIPVQTKRRASIAILPNEAERQQALPETQQHQITGTTHLSQLRVPRRRSVATFTSLPGTPQAAGTPRKFGSIASSSKYASPPHVQALWKSKIPTISSPRQKLRLISSPANLSSLSSAQQSVSKLCFSVQKRVILGSPAQPKHAMLPGSQIFNQSLREKEIVGRLGTAQRVLCKNRRRSVI; this is encoded by the exons CGAGGATGATGATGCCCTCATCCCATCTCCTATTCTGAAGGGAATTTCTGTTCCTgatctctcttctgctcttcagCTTCTTG GGTCCAAGTACAATAGACTGATGAAGAGACATCAAGAACAGAGTGATGAACTTGAAAAACTACAGGCTAATTGTGAAATGCTAAAGAATAAGTGCCTGGAAGAGTGCAAGCCTAAATACGAAAAGTTGAAGCAGAAGTACACAGAAGAGTGCGCTGAAAGGAAGCGCCTATATAATGAACTGATTGAGCTGAAGGGCAACATAAGGGTTTTTTGCAGATGCAGGCCATTGAGCTCGGAAGAGATGTCTAAAGGTTATTCCTCTTTGGTAGAGCTTGACCCATCACAGGATACTGAGTTGCAGATCATCTGTTCAGACTCCTCCAAGAAGCAGTATAAATTTGATCATGTTTTTGGACCTAAAGATGATCAAG AGACTGTCTTTGCGGAGACCTTGCCAATTGTGAAATCAGTACTAGATGGGTACAATGTGTGCATTTTTGCATATGGGCAGACAGGTAGTGGAAAGACATTTACGATGGAAGGAACAACAGAGAAGAGGGGTGTTAACTACAGAGCTTTGGAGGAATTGTTTAAGAGTTCCAGGGAAGGAAGCTCCTTAATCAGATATGAATTTTCTGTGAGCATGTTGGAGGTCTATAATGAGAAGATCAGAGATCTTCTGGCAGACAATACAGATCAACCTGCGAAGAA GTTGGAGATAAAGCAAGTGGCAGACGGAATACAGGATGTGCCTGGGTTGGTTGAGGCTCAGATCTGCAGCATATATGAGGTGTGGGAGATGCTTAAAACTGGAGCAAGGAACAGATCAGTTGGATCAACCAATGCCAACGAGCTCAGTAGCCGTTCTCACTG CTTGGTTAGAGTGACTATCAAGAGTGAGAATTTGGTGACTGGGCAGAGGAACAGGAGCCACATGTGGCTTGTGGATTTAGCTGGAAGTGAACGTGTTGCAAAGACTGAAGTCGAGGGCGAGAGGTTGAAAGAGTCCCAGTTCATCAATAAGTCACTCTCAGCATTAGGAGATGTTATCTCTGCTCTTGCCTCAAAGAACCCCCATATTCCAtacag GAACTCAAAGCTTACGCATCTGCTCCAAAGCTCTCTAG GAGGAGATTGCAAGACTCTTATGTTTGCACAGATCAGCCCAAGCTCAGCAGATTTGGGAGAAACACTCTGCTCATTAAATTTTGCCAGCCGAGTCCGGGGAGTTGAGCATGGCCCTGCCCGTAAACAATCAGATCCAGCAGAAAGTTTCAAGCTTAAACAGATG ACAGAGAAGCTCCGACAGGAAGAAAAGGAAACAGCAAGATTAAATGAAAGCTTGCAGTTGATGCAGCTCAAATATGCATCACGGGAGCATGTCTTTAAAACTCTTCAAGAGAAG ATCAGAGATGCTGAGCAAACATGCAAGCATTATCAACAGAAG GTTAGAGATCTTGAGAACCAATTAACTGATGAAAAGAGAGCCTCCAGAGATACTGCTAAACTCTCCAAGCCACCACTTGCTCCCATCAAGGAGAGGCCTCCTTTGAGCAGAATCACTAACCGCTTGCCACCTTTAGGTCCTCGCAAAAGTAGCACCACAAAAGTTCCCCTGGTACATGATAAAGAGAACATTCTGTCAACAAGTAAAGCCTCTGCTATTGATCCAACCAAAAGTATTAACAAAGCACGAAGGATATCATTGTCCCCCGTCATCCGTCATATACCAGTGCAGACCAAGAGGAGGGCCTCCATTGCTATCTTGCCAAATGAAGCAGAAAGACAACAAGCATTGCCTGAAACGCAACAGCATCAGATAACTGGCACCACTCATTTATCTCAGTTGAGAGTCCCAAGGAGGAGATCAGTGGCAACATTTACTTCATTACCTGGAACACCGCAAGCAGCAGGCACGCCAAGGAAATTTGGAAGCATTGCATCCAGCAGCAAGTATGCAAGTCCACCTCATGTGCAGGCACTATGGAAATCAAAGATTCCAACCATTTCTTCTCCTCGACAAAAGCTTCGACTTATTTCGAGCCCAGCCAATTTAAGTAGTTTAAGTAGTGCACAACAATCGGTCAGCAAGTTGTGTTTTAGTGTGCAGAAAAGAGTGATTCTTGGCTCACCAGCTCAACCGAAGCATGCCATGCTTCCAGGATCACAGATCTTTAACCAATCTCTGCGGGAAAAGGAAATTGTTGGAAGACTGGGGACTGCTCAGAGAGTTCTGTGCAAGAACAGAAGAAGGTCTGTCATCTAG
- the LOC105060433 gene encoding kinesin-like protein KIN-14J isoform X2 codes for MMGEEALPAVSPLRSIEAAPKAVEEKSKPLQEVQDRELNPPTVSKEMEQESSNTIQMLEDDDALIPSPILKGISVPDLSSALQLLGSKYNRLMKRHQEQSDELEKLQANCEMLKNKCLEECKPKYEKLKQKYTEECAERKRLYNELIELKGNIRVFCRCRPLSSEEMSKGYSSLVELDPSQDTELQIICSDSSKKQYKFDHVFGPKDDQETVFAETLPIVKSVLDGYNVCIFAYGQTGSGKTFTMEGTTEKRGVNYRALEELFKSSREGSSLIRYEFSVSMLEVYNEKIRDLLADNTDQPAKKLEIKQVADGIQDVPGLVEAQICSIYEVWEMLKTGARNRSVGSTNANELSSRSHCLVRVTIKSENLVTGQRNRSHMWLVDLAGSERVAKTEVEGERLKESQFINKSLSALGDVISALASKNPHIPYRNSKLTHLLQSSLGGDCKTLMFAQISPSSADLGETLCSLNFASRVRGVEHGPARKQSDPAESFKLKQMTEKLRQEEKETARLNESLQLMQLKYASREHVFKTLQEKIRDAEQTCKHYQQKVRDLENQLTDEKRASRDTAKLSKPPLAPIKERPPLSRITNRLPPLGPRKSSTTKVPLVHDKENILSTSKASAIDPTKSINKARRISLSPVIRHIPVQTKRRASIAILPNEAERQQALPETQQHQITGTTHLSQLRVPRRRSVATFTSLPGTPQAAGTPRKFGSIASSSKYASPPHVQALWKSKIPTISSPRQKLRLISSPANLSSLSSAQQSVSKLCFSVQKRVILGSPAQPKHAMLPGSQIFNQSLREKEIVGRLGTAQRVLCKNRRRSVI; via the exons CGAGGATGATGATGCCCTCATCCCATCTCCTATTCTGAAGGGAATTTCTGTTCCTgatctctcttctgctcttcagCTTCTTG GGTCCAAGTACAATAGACTGATGAAGAGACATCAAGAACAGAGTGATGAACTTGAAAAACTACAGGCTAATTGTGAAATGCTAAAGAATAAGTGCCTGGAAGAGTGCAAGCCTAAATACGAAAAGTTGAAGCAGAAGTACACAGAAGAGTGCGCTGAAAGGAAGCGCCTATATAATGAACTGATTGAGCTGAAGGGCAACATAAGGGTTTTTTGCAGATGCAGGCCATTGAGCTCGGAAGAGATGTCTAAAGGTTATTCCTCTTTGGTAGAGCTTGACCCATCACAGGATACTGAGTTGCAGATCATCTGTTCAGACTCCTCCAAGAAGCAGTATAAATTTGATCATGTTTTTGGACCTAAAGATGATCAAG AGACTGTCTTTGCGGAGACCTTGCCAATTGTGAAATCAGTACTAGATGGGTACAATGTGTGCATTTTTGCATATGGGCAGACAGGTAGTGGAAAGACATTTACGATGGAAGGAACAACAGAGAAGAGGGGTGTTAACTACAGAGCTTTGGAGGAATTGTTTAAGAGTTCCAGGGAAGGAAGCTCCTTAATCAGATATGAATTTTCTGTGAGCATGTTGGAGGTCTATAATGAGAAGATCAGAGATCTTCTGGCAGACAATACAGATCAACCTGCGAAGAA GTTGGAGATAAAGCAAGTGGCAGACGGAATACAGGATGTGCCTGGGTTGGTTGAGGCTCAGATCTGCAGCATATATGAGGTGTGGGAGATGCTTAAAACTGGAGCAAGGAACAGATCAGTTGGATCAACCAATGCCAACGAGCTCAGTAGCCGTTCTCACTG CTTGGTTAGAGTGACTATCAAGAGTGAGAATTTGGTGACTGGGCAGAGGAACAGGAGCCACATGTGGCTTGTGGATTTAGCTGGAAGTGAACGTGTTGCAAAGACTGAAGTCGAGGGCGAGAGGTTGAAAGAGTCCCAGTTCATCAATAAGTCACTCTCAGCATTAGGAGATGTTATCTCTGCTCTTGCCTCAAAGAACCCCCATATTCCAtacag GAACTCAAAGCTTACGCATCTGCTCCAAAGCTCTCTAG GAGGAGATTGCAAGACTCTTATGTTTGCACAGATCAGCCCAAGCTCAGCAGATTTGGGAGAAACACTCTGCTCATTAAATTTTGCCAGCCGAGTCCGGGGAGTTGAGCATGGCCCTGCCCGTAAACAATCAGATCCAGCAGAAAGTTTCAAGCTTAAACAGATG ACAGAGAAGCTCCGACAGGAAGAAAAGGAAACAGCAAGATTAAATGAAAGCTTGCAGTTGATGCAGCTCAAATATGCATCACGGGAGCATGTCTTTAAAACTCTTCAAGAGAAG ATCAGAGATGCTGAGCAAACATGCAAGCATTATCAACAGAAG GTTAGAGATCTTGAGAACCAATTAACTGATGAAAAGAGAGCCTCCAGAGATACTGCTAAACTCTCCAAGCCACCACTTGCTCCCATCAAGGAGAGGCCTCCTTTGAGCAGAATCACTAACCGCTTGCCACCTTTAGGTCCTCGCAAAAGTAGCACCACAAAAGTTCCCCTGGTACATGATAAAGAGAACATTCTGTCAACAAGTAAAGCCTCTGCTATTGATCCAACCAAAAGTATTAACAAAGCACGAAGGATATCATTGTCCCCCGTCATCCGTCATATACCAGTGCAGACCAAGAGGAGGGCCTCCATTGCTATCTTGCCAAATGAAGCAGAAAGACAACAAGCATTGCCTGAAACGCAACAGCATCAGATAACTGGCACCACTCATTTATCTCAGTTGAGAGTCCCAAGGAGGAGATCAGTGGCAACATTTACTTCATTACCTGGAACACCGCAAGCAGCAGGCACGCCAAGGAAATTTGGAAGCATTGCATCCAGCAGCAAGTATGCAAGTCCACCTCATGTGCAGGCACTATGGAAATCAAAGATTCCAACCATTTCTTCTCCTCGACAAAAGCTTCGACTTATTTCGAGCCCAGCCAATTTAAGTAGTTTAAGTAGTGCACAACAATCGGTCAGCAAGTTGTGTTTTAGTGTGCAGAAAAGAGTGATTCTTGGCTCACCAGCTCAACCGAAGCATGCCATGCTTCCAGGATCACAGATCTTTAACCAATCTCTGCGGGAAAAGGAAATTGTTGGAAGACTGGGGACTGCTCAGAGAGTTCTGTGCAAGAACAGAAGAAGGTCTGTCATCTAG